Proteins encoded by one window of Streptomyces sp. NBC_01571:
- a CDS encoding YhjD/YihY/BrkB family envelope integrity protein produces MTDSSDAPRNGRRRRRTPRAVWHDSALGRLWQHGSELELLHRAMGFAALSLVTLTPLLIVVAAAAPFEHRGFALWVIDGMSLSGHPADAVEKLFSAPRRVLSTTSVFSVLAVVLFGVSFAASVQNGYERIWEIPAGPWHHAWRRVVWLAALTAYLFSEAESGAVLVGGLTETIVRVALTVFFGVLFFWWGQHFLLGERVPWSALLPGAVATMAGLVGLRGFSYVVFSPLIVNNAISYGTVGTVLVVQSWLIGVGFVVFGGALVGRHIHDAMERHAR; encoded by the coding sequence ATGACGGACTCCTCCGACGCGCCACGCAACGGACGACGCCGGCGCCGGACCCCGCGAGCCGTCTGGCACGACTCGGCCCTCGGACGCCTCTGGCAGCACGGCAGCGAACTGGAGCTGCTGCACCGGGCCATGGGGTTCGCGGCACTGAGTCTGGTCACCCTGACGCCGCTGCTGATCGTCGTCGCGGCGGCGGCCCCCTTCGAACACCGGGGATTCGCCCTGTGGGTGATCGACGGCATGAGCCTGTCGGGGCATCCGGCGGACGCCGTGGAGAAGCTGTTCTCGGCGCCGCGCAGGGTGCTGAGCACGACCAGCGTCTTCAGTGTGCTCGCCGTCGTGCTGTTCGGTGTCAGTTTCGCCGCGAGCGTGCAGAACGGCTACGAGCGGATCTGGGAGATCCCCGCGGGCCCGTGGCACCACGCGTGGCGGCGCGTGGTGTGGCTCGCCGCCCTGACGGCGTACCTGTTCAGCGAGGCGGAAAGTGGCGCGGTGCTGGTCGGCGGGCTCACGGAGACCATCGTGCGCGTCGCTCTCACCGTGTTCTTCGGTGTTCTCTTCTTCTGGTGGGGGCAGCACTTCCTGCTCGGCGAGCGAGTGCCGTGGTCGGCGCTGTTGCCGGGCGCGGTGGCCACGATGGCGGGGCTGGTCGGTCTGCGCGGGTTCTCGTACGTCGTGTTCTCGCCGCTGATCGTGAACAACGCGATCAGCTACGGGACCGTCGGCACCGTTCTCGTCGTGCAGTCGTGGCTCATCGGCGTCGGTTTCGTCGTCTTCGGCGGAGCCCTGGTGGGCCGCCACATCCACGACGCCATGGAGCGGCACGCCCGATGA
- a CDS encoding MFS transporter codes for MRELGDSGHRDKVEEELEPGCVTLSGGVRYQGVRPGLAHAQHPVADELPRALGTIGPGMGVSAVLGPVLGGVLTHADLLGMSWRACLLVNAVVVLFVARRLREDRAPVRPRLDPVGTLLAMAGVALVVCPLTTGTPGPAGWTAASVGAAVLVLFVTHRRRTARRCRAPLIEPALLRGRAFPAAPATSTRFFAVTNGVMSTVVLHLELGLHRGPLTAGLTLLPWSAGPAVASWAAGAYLVPRYGTGVMHAGVATLAVGLAGAVLAHRSVPLGTYPVALPCALVVAGLGTGLFAPPFFTTALSGVGAQETGSAAGLLNAVQQLGGTLGVAVVGGVYLAADGTPSGAAQAALGTAGAVLAATAVAAATMTARPRNRGHGRDRA; via the coding sequence GTGCGCGAGCTGGGCGACTCCGGCCACCGCGACAAGGTCGAAGAAGAGCTCGAGCCAGGATGTGTGACGCTCTCCGGCGGCGTTCGGTATCAGGGTGTTCGCCCGGGTCTCGCACACGCGCAGCACCCTGTCGCCGACGAACTGCCCAGGGCGCTGGGCACGATAGGCCCGGGCATGGGTGTGTCGGCGGTCCTGGGACCGGTACTCGGAGGGGTACTGACCCACGCCGACCTGCTCGGCATGTCGTGGCGCGCCTGCCTGTTGGTCAACGCCGTCGTGGTCCTGTTCGTCGCGCGGCGACTGCGTGAGGACCGCGCGCCGGTCCGACCGCGGCTGGACCCGGTGGGGACACTGCTGGCGATGGCCGGCGTCGCGCTGGTGGTGTGCCCGCTGACGACCGGCACACCGGGACCGGCCGGATGGACGGCGGCGTCCGTGGGCGCGGCCGTCCTGGTGCTGTTCGTCACCCACCGGCGCCGCACCGCGCGCCGCTGCCGGGCCCCGCTGATCGAACCGGCTCTGCTGCGCGGTCGCGCGTTTCCCGCCGCGCCGGCCACCTCCACGCGCTTCTTCGCCGTCACGAACGGCGTCATGAGCACCGTGGTGCTCCACCTGGAACTGGGTCTGCACCGCGGCCCGCTCACCGCGGGGCTGACCCTGCTGCCGTGGTCCGCCGGGCCGGCCGTCGCGTCGTGGGCCGCGGGCGCGTACCTGGTCCCGCGGTACGGGACCGGGGTCATGCACGCGGGGGTCGCCACCCTCGCCGTCGGGCTCGCCGGCGCGGTTCTCGCCCACCGGTCCGTCCCGCTCGGCACGTACCCGGTGGCACTGCCCTGCGCGCTCGTCGTCGCGGGCCTGGGCACCGGTCTGTTCGCCCCGCCGTTCTTCACCACCGCGCTCAGCGGTGTGGGCGCGCAGGAGACCGGTTCGGCGGCCGGGCTCCTCAACGCCGTCCAGCAGCTGGGCGGCACGCTCGGCGTCGCGGTGGTCGGAGGCGTGTACCTGGCCGCGGACGGCACCCCGAGCGGTGCCGCGCAGGCGGCGCTCGGCACGGCCGGGGCCGTCCTGGCGGCGACCGCGGTCGCCGCGGCCACGATGACGGCGCGGCCGCGGAACCGGGGCCACGGCCGCGACCGGGCGTGA
- a CDS encoding ABC transporter permease, protein MQPSSELPVIASPDGTPYDPDAYPAGHRPAHGRHALADTEPGIPAPVLAAAAGVRKAMLVPVVTALAIGTIFVAVYLAAFHAPTARHQPLGIAASDTVAARTELALNSAAPDAYSFHRYPDADAARRAIVHDEVPAALVSDAHGMRLLAAGAQGPSVVSSLATAATQAVGHPVPVRDVRPLAAGDARGLSAFYAAFGVVLAGFLFAVSSYQIAPRLALTARAASMLVFAAASGVTVAFIAHTGFGALPASFLTVAVVVGLLAWATAAATGVLLRLFGPIGMPVASVLLLILGNATSGGILPATFLPGWLSPLAELLAPAAAIQALRDAAYFDNAHLTGSLLALVAWVVGCLAVQYLLDRVAARRDRTALSAAVVGH, encoded by the coding sequence ATGCAACCCAGCTCGGAACTCCCCGTCATCGCCTCACCCGACGGCACCCCGTACGACCCGGACGCGTATCCGGCGGGCCATCGTCCCGCGCACGGCCGCCACGCGCTGGCCGACACCGAGCCGGGCATCCCGGCCCCGGTGCTCGCGGCCGCCGCCGGAGTCCGCAAGGCGATGCTCGTGCCGGTCGTCACCGCGCTGGCGATCGGGACGATATTCGTCGCCGTCTATCTGGCGGCCTTCCACGCCCCCACCGCGCGTCACCAGCCGCTCGGCATCGCCGCGTCCGACACGGTGGCCGCCCGCACGGAACTCGCTCTCAACAGCGCGGCACCGGACGCCTACTCCTTCCACCGCTACCCGGACGCGGACGCGGCCCGCCGGGCCATCGTCCACGACGAGGTTCCGGCCGCTCTGGTCAGCGACGCCCACGGCATGCGTCTGCTGGCCGCCGGCGCGCAGGGCCCCTCCGTCGTCTCCAGCCTCGCCACGGCCGCGACCCAAGCGGTCGGCCACCCCGTCCCCGTACGGGATGTGCGGCCGCTGGCGGCCGGCGACGCCCGCGGACTGTCGGCGTTCTACGCCGCGTTCGGCGTGGTGCTCGCCGGGTTCCTCTTCGCGGTGTCCTCCTATCAGATCGCCCCGCGCCTGGCGCTGACGGCCCGGGCGGCGTCGATGCTGGTCTTCGCCGCCGCCTCCGGCGTGACGGTGGCATTCATCGCGCACACCGGATTCGGCGCGCTCCCCGCGTCCTTCCTCACCGTCGCCGTCGTGGTGGGGCTGCTCGCCTGGGCGACCGCCGCCGCGACCGGAGTGCTGCTGCGGCTGTTCGGCCCCATCGGCATGCCGGTCGCCTCCGTGCTGCTGCTGATCCTGGGCAACGCCACCTCCGGCGGCATCCTGCCCGCCACCTTCCTGCCCGGCTGGCTCTCCCCGCTGGCCGAGCTCCTGGCGCCGGCGGCCGCGATACAGGCTCTGCGTGACGCCGCCTACTTCGACAACGCGCACCTCACCGGATCGCTGCTCGCCCTGGTCGCCTGGGTCGTGGGCTGCCTGGCCGTCCAGTACCTCCTGGACCGGGTCGCCGCGCGCCGGGACAGGACCGCGCTCTCCGCCGCCGTGGTCGGGCACTGA
- a CDS encoding TetR/AcrR family transcriptional regulator, whose product MTPSASREDGRPRLRADAARNRDQILAAARAAFRELGTAAPLDEIARRAGVNIATLYRRFPDRDALIRQVVVDGFTLVHRTVRRALEAAPRDPLAAIGEFLLTLVDEREMLVLPLIGGPVTDDPEAAALQREIVTVLEELLATARAQGVVRPDATAVDLIATGALSCRPLPHLPAEQASALAARHVRIFLDGLRPDGARPLPPPPTNEDLTVHLHPVKGTDRGSGPSAR is encoded by the coding sequence GTGACTCCCAGCGCATCGCGAGAAGACGGCCGACCGCGGTTGCGGGCGGACGCCGCACGCAACCGCGACCAGATCCTGGCCGCCGCGCGAGCCGCCTTCCGGGAGCTGGGCACCGCTGCCCCGCTGGACGAGATCGCCCGCCGCGCCGGGGTCAACATCGCCACGCTCTACCGGCGTTTCCCCGACCGTGACGCTCTCATCCGGCAAGTCGTCGTCGACGGTTTCACCCTGGTGCATCGCACCGTGCGCCGCGCGCTCGAGGCCGCGCCCCGCGACCCGCTGGCCGCCATCGGGGAATTCCTGCTCACCCTGGTGGACGAGCGGGAGATGCTCGTCCTGCCCCTGATCGGCGGTCCGGTCACCGACGATCCCGAGGCCGCGGCCCTGCAGCGTGAGATCGTGACCGTCCTGGAGGAGCTCCTGGCCACGGCCCGCGCGCAGGGCGTGGTCCGTCCGGACGCGACGGCGGTGGACCTGATCGCCACCGGAGCGCTCTCCTGCCGTCCGCTCCCGCACCTCCCCGCCGAGCAGGCCAGCGCGCTCGCCGCCCGTCACGTGCGCATCTTCCTCGACGGCCTGCGCCCGGACGGTGCCCGGCCGCTCCCCCCGCCGCCCACGAACGAGGACCTCACCGTCCACCTGCACCCCGTCAAGGGCACCGACCGCGGGAGCGGTCCCTCCGCGAGGTGA
- a CDS encoding flavin reductase family protein, with protein sequence MRVDFDPEAMDSTSFYGLMTSVVVPRPIAWISTVTPDGATENLAPHSFFTIASTEPAIVQFTSIGRKDSLRNVEDTGEFVVNFASESLLHQVNATATDFPRSVSEFGYAGIEREPSLHVRPARVAASPVVLECRSHMTVRLGNSTVVFGRVLHMAVHEQFMAGRRPSSARLRPLTKLGGDEWGTLGEVLHLSRIPYEELRGRD encoded by the coding sequence ATGCGCGTCGACTTCGATCCAGAGGCCATGGACAGCACGTCCTTCTACGGGCTCATGACCTCCGTCGTGGTGCCCCGTCCGATCGCGTGGATCTCCACCGTCACCCCGGACGGGGCCACGGAGAACCTCGCACCCCACTCCTTCTTCACCATCGCCAGCACCGAGCCGGCGATCGTGCAGTTCACCTCGATCGGCCGCAAGGACTCGCTGCGCAACGTCGAGGACACGGGCGAGTTCGTCGTCAACTTCGCCTCCGAGTCCCTGCTCCATCAGGTCAACGCCACCGCCACGGACTTCCCGCGCAGCGTGAGCGAGTTCGGCTACGCGGGCATCGAACGGGAACCCAGCCTGCATGTGCGACCGGCCAGGGTGGCCGCCTCACCGGTCGTCCTGGAATGCCGGTCGCACATGACGGTGCGTCTGGGAAATTCCACGGTGGTCTTCGGACGCGTGCTCCACATGGCGGTCCACGAGCAGTTCATGGCCGGCCGACGGCCGAGCTCCGCACGGCTGCGCCCGTTGACCAAGCTGGGCGGTGACGAGTGGGGGACGCTCGGCGAGGTCCTCCACCTTTCGCGCATCCCCTACGAAGAACTGCGGGGGAGGGACTGA
- a CDS encoding gamma-aminobutyraldehyde dehydrogenase: MSTTFRNYIDGEFTDASDGRTLEVVDPTTGDVYATSPLSGAADVDAAMAAAGAAFPVWRDTTPSVRQRVLLKIADAMEARTDELVAAESRDTGKPLHLTRSEELAPAIDQVRFFAGAARMLEGRSAGEYMEGMTSVIRREPVGVCAQVAPWNYPLLMAVWKFAPALAAGNAVVLKPSDTTPASTVLLAGIIGGVLEELDLPRGIFNVVCGDRDTGRLMVEHPTPAMASITGSVRAGIQVAQSAAKDVKRVHLELGGKAPAVVFEDADLAKAVEDLVVGGFFNAGQDCTAATRVLVHESVHDEFVAALAKAAADTRTGQPDDEDVLYGPLNNAGQLAQVSGFIERLPEHATVEAGGHRVGEKGYFYAPTVVSGLRQDDEIIQNEVFGPVMTVQSFEDEAQAVRYANGVDYALASSVWTKDHARAMRMSKNLDFGCVWINTHMALVAEMPHGGFKKSGYGKDLSAYGFEDYTRLKHVMTSL, encoded by the coding sequence ATGAGCACCACGTTCCGCAACTACATCGACGGTGAGTTCACCGACGCCTCGGACGGCCGCACACTGGAAGTGGTGGACCCCACCACGGGAGACGTCTACGCGACCTCCCCGCTGTCGGGTGCCGCGGACGTCGACGCGGCGATGGCGGCGGCGGGCGCGGCGTTCCCGGTCTGGCGCGACACGACACCGTCCGTGCGGCAGCGCGTGCTGCTGAAGATCGCCGACGCGATGGAGGCGCGGACGGACGAGCTGGTCGCCGCCGAGAGCCGCGACACCGGCAAGCCGCTCCACCTGACCCGCAGCGAGGAACTCGCCCCCGCCATCGACCAGGTCCGCTTCTTCGCGGGCGCGGCGCGGATGCTCGAAGGCCGGTCGGCGGGCGAGTACATGGAGGGCATGACCTCCGTGATCCGTCGCGAGCCGGTCGGTGTCTGCGCGCAGGTCGCGCCGTGGAACTACCCCCTGCTGATGGCGGTGTGGAAGTTCGCGCCGGCCCTCGCCGCGGGCAACGCGGTCGTCCTCAAGCCCTCGGACACCACCCCGGCCTCCACGGTGCTGCTCGCCGGGATCATCGGCGGTGTCCTGGAGGAGCTGGACCTGCCGCGCGGGATCTTCAACGTGGTATGCGGCGACCGTGACACCGGCCGTCTGATGGTGGAGCACCCGACTCCGGCGATGGCCTCCATCACCGGCTCGGTCCGCGCCGGCATCCAGGTCGCGCAGAGCGCGGCCAAGGACGTCAAGCGGGTCCACCTGGAGCTCGGCGGCAAGGCCCCCGCCGTGGTCTTCGAGGACGCCGACCTGGCGAAGGCGGTCGAGGACCTGGTGGTCGGCGGCTTCTTCAACGCCGGTCAGGACTGCACGGCCGCGACCCGCGTCCTGGTCCACGAGTCGGTCCACGACGAGTTCGTCGCGGCCCTCGCCAAGGCCGCGGCCGACACCAGGACCGGGCAGCCGGACGACGAGGACGTACTGTACGGACCGCTCAACAACGCGGGCCAGCTCGCCCAGGTCAGCGGCTTCATCGAGCGCCTCCCCGAGCACGCCACGGTCGAGGCGGGCGGGCACCGCGTCGGAGAGAAGGGCTACTTCTACGCCCCGACGGTGGTCTCCGGCCTCCGGCAGGACGACGAGATCATCCAGAACGAGGTCTTCGGCCCCGTCATGACCGTCCAGTCGTTCGAGGACGAGGCGCAGGCCGTGCGGTACGCCAACGGCGTCGACTACGCGCTGGCCTCCTCGGTGTGGACCAAGGACCACGCGCGGGCGATGCGGATGTCGAAGAACCTCGACTTCGGCTGTGTGTGGATCAACACCCACATGGCACTCGTGGCCGAGATGCCGCACGGCGGGTTCAAGAAGTCCGGCTACGGCAAGGACCTGTCCGCCTACGGCTTCGAGGACTACACCCGCCTCAAGCACGTCATGACGTCGCTCTGA
- a CDS encoding nuclear transport factor 2 family protein produces MSTTTVQEVRAAADALVAAFAEGRLDDYFGAFAPDATFVFHTTPERLGSTAEYRALWQRWVERDGFRVLGCASSAQLIQHIGDTAVFSHDVETRVATHAGEERVHERETIVFTRADTGGWTAVHEHLSARTTA; encoded by the coding sequence ATGAGCACCACCACCGTCCAGGAAGTCCGGGCCGCCGCGGACGCGCTTGTCGCCGCCTTCGCCGAGGGCCGGCTCGACGACTACTTCGGCGCCTTCGCCCCGGACGCGACCTTCGTCTTCCACACCACCCCCGAGCGGCTCGGCTCGACGGCCGAGTACCGCGCGCTCTGGCAGCGCTGGGTGGAGCGGGACGGGTTCCGCGTCCTCGGCTGCGCCTCGAGCGCCCAGCTGATCCAGCACATCGGAGACACGGCCGTCTTCAGCCACGACGTGGAGACGCGGGTCGCCACGCACGCGGGGGAGGAGAGGGTCCACGAGCGGGAGACCATCGTCTTCACCCGCGCCGACACCGGCGGCTGGACCGCCGTCCACGAGCACCTGTCCGCCCGTACCACCGCCTGA
- a CDS encoding PucR family transcriptional regulator ligand-binding domain-containing protein: protein MAADKLTVEDLLSYPALQLSVKAGRGGLGRSVSWAHASELADPTPWLLGAEVIMTAGLAVPRTAAGQRAYLERLDDAGVSALALSARLHMPPLHDAFFQAAEERGFPVLEVPLAVPFIAVSQEVAASVQEDARHRLGAQLQVFGSLRWLVAEDLDTPALLRRLEGLSGYDVYLCTPQGRPLLPGVPTPDPGVLPASVDAPPTIPGGFVLPVPAPGGPAGFLVAYARRGAQPAGLAVVQHIATVAALRLAMVRNERETLRREGAETLAELLQEVLDPDAARRRLARHAIEGDAVLLVVRHTTDDALLRCLENHPHLLLTWGEDRYLLGAPELADAVGELPDVAAGMSRTFQPGAALRVAQREALWAVSKAVESGRPVVRYGDDSTGRWLPDDPGVLTALVEHVLGEVLRYDAAHDSQLLVSARTWMERDRRTETAAAALHIHPNTLSYRLRRFGTLADRDLTSTGALAEVWLAIQAAGALGLTD from the coding sequence GTGGCTGCCGACAAACTCACCGTCGAGGATCTGCTCTCCTACCCGGCTCTCCAGCTCTCGGTGAAGGCCGGCCGCGGTGGCCTGGGCCGGTCCGTGTCCTGGGCGCACGCCAGCGAGCTCGCCGATCCGACACCCTGGCTCCTGGGCGCCGAGGTGATCATGACGGCGGGGCTGGCGGTCCCCCGTACCGCGGCCGGACAGCGCGCCTATCTGGAGCGGCTGGACGACGCCGGGGTGTCCGCCCTCGCCCTCTCCGCGCGGCTGCACATGCCCCCGCTCCACGACGCCTTCTTCCAGGCGGCGGAGGAGCGCGGCTTCCCGGTTCTCGAGGTACCGCTCGCCGTTCCGTTCATCGCGGTCTCCCAGGAGGTGGCCGCCTCGGTCCAGGAGGACGCCCGGCACCGGCTGGGGGCCCAGCTCCAGGTCTTCGGCTCGCTGCGCTGGCTGGTCGCCGAGGATCTGGACACACCGGCGCTGCTCCGCCGTCTCGAAGGTCTGTCGGGATACGACGTCTACCTCTGTACGCCGCAGGGCCGCCCGCTGCTGCCCGGCGTTCCCACGCCGGATCCCGGTGTGCTGCCCGCGTCCGTCGACGCCCCGCCGACGATCCCCGGCGGGTTCGTGCTGCCGGTGCCCGCGCCCGGCGGACCGGCGGGATTTCTCGTCGCGTACGCGCGTCGGGGCGCCCAGCCCGCGGGGCTCGCCGTCGTCCAGCACATCGCCACCGTGGCCGCGCTGCGGCTGGCGATGGTGCGCAACGAACGCGAGACTCTGCGCCGTGAGGGCGCGGAGACGCTGGCCGAGCTGCTGCAGGAGGTGCTCGACCCCGACGCGGCCCGGCGCCGGCTCGCCCGGCACGCGATCGAGGGCGATGCCGTGCTGCTCGTGGTACGCCACACCACCGACGATGCGTTGCTGCGCTGCCTGGAGAACCATCCCCATCTGCTGCTCACCTGGGGCGAGGACCGTTATCTGCTGGGGGCGCCGGAGTTGGCGGATGCGGTCGGTGAGCTGCCGGACGTGGCAGCCGGGATGAGCCGCACCTTCCAGCCCGGCGCCGCGCTGAGGGTCGCCCAGCGCGAGGCGCTCTGGGCGGTCTCGAAGGCCGTGGAGTCCGGCCGCCCCGTCGTCCGGTACGGCGACGACTCGACGGGCCGGTGGCTGCCCGACGACCCCGGCGTCCTGACCGCCCTGGTCGAGCACGTGCTCGGTGAGGTGCTGCGCTACGACGCGGCCCACGACTCGCAGCTGCTGGTCTCCGCCCGTACCTGGATGGAGCGCGACCGCCGCACCGAGACGGCCGCGGCGGCGCTGCACATCCACCCCAACACGCTCTCCTACCGGTTGCGCCGCTTCGGCACGCTCGCCGACCGCGATCTGACCTCGACGGGTGCGTTGGCGGAGGTCTGGCTGGCGATCCAGGCGGCGGGGGCACTGGGTCTCACGGACTGA
- a CDS encoding SAM-dependent methyltransferase produces the protein MQAGKQLSTKIDATVPTAARMYDHYLGGKDNYAADRTACAELDKVVPSTRALALNNRRFLQRVVRTLATDYGIRQFLDHGSGLPTQDNVHQVAQRVDPESRVVYVDNDPMVLVHGRALLDQNDRTTVIHADLRETDKIFSHPDTQRLIDFSQPVAVLFNSVFHCIPDSETDGPLAVSHRVAERLVPGSCMVMCQLVSEDAKVREFVTDFMDQATQGHWGRVREEKDVAEWFEDLDVLDPGLVEVSTWRPDNEVAPRQLTQEWVEFGGVGRLR, from the coding sequence ATGCAGGCTGGAAAGCAGTTGTCCACGAAGATCGACGCCACGGTGCCCACCGCCGCTCGCATGTACGACCACTATCTGGGCGGCAAGGACAACTACGCTGCGGACCGGACGGCCTGCGCCGAGCTGGACAAGGTCGTGCCGAGCACCCGCGCCCTGGCGCTGAACAACCGGCGCTTCCTGCAGCGGGTCGTCAGGACGCTGGCAACCGACTACGGCATCCGGCAGTTCCTCGACCACGGGTCAGGCCTGCCCACCCAGGACAACGTCCACCAGGTCGCCCAGCGCGTCGACCCCGAGTCGCGGGTCGTGTACGTCGACAACGACCCGATGGTGCTGGTGCACGGCCGGGCGCTGCTGGACCAGAACGACCGCACCACGGTCATCCACGCGGACCTGCGCGAGACGGACAAGATCTTCTCCCACCCCGACACCCAGCGCCTGATCGACTTCTCGCAGCCGGTGGCCGTGCTGTTCAACTCGGTCTTCCACTGCATTCCGGACAGCGAGACCGACGGCCCTCTGGCCGTGTCCCACCGGGTGGCCGAACGGCTGGTGCCCGGCAGCTGCATGGTGATGTGTCAGCTGGTCAGCGAGGACGCGAAGGTCCGGGAGTTCGTCACCGATTTCATGGACCAGGCGACCCAGGGGCATTGGGGCAGGGTCCGTGAGGAGAAGGACGTGGCCGAGTGGTTCGAGGATCTCGACGTCCTTGACCCCGGCCTGGTGGAGGTGTCCACCTGGCGGCCCGACAATGAGGTGGCGCCCCGTCAACTGACCCAGGAGTGGGTCGAGTTCGGCGGCGTCGGACGACTCAGGTAA
- a CDS encoding helix-turn-helix transcriptional regulator, protein MSAESPRISRLEPYLKRTEPAPTLLKMLVGVQLAGIREDVGLSQDQAARAIGFSPAKLSRIEAGKGRRPPTEGDVRALLDLYDTDGHEASVLLQLLQRAGEPGWWQRYDKRLMPEWFDRLVGLQEAAAAIRTFEIQYVPGLLQTPAYTKAVVERGLPTAPAGEVQRRVELRTRRRELLRREDAPQLWAVIDESVLWRVLGSREVMREQLQYLVEMAQRPHVTLQIVPLDVTNASAPAIPITYLRFGGLDLPDIVYLEHIRSANFLEDRDETEEYRLALDRLGDEALTPRETLTLLQKTADERYSAS, encoded by the coding sequence ATGTCCGCCGAGTCACCTCGTATCTCCCGCCTCGAACCGTATCTGAAGCGGACCGAGCCGGCTCCGACCCTGCTGAAGATGCTGGTCGGCGTCCAACTCGCGGGTATCCGCGAGGATGTCGGCCTCTCGCAGGATCAGGCCGCTCGTGCCATCGGATTCAGTCCCGCGAAGCTGTCGCGCATCGAGGCGGGCAAAGGCCGTAGGCCTCCGACGGAGGGGGACGTCCGCGCACTGCTGGACCTCTATGACACCGACGGCCACGAGGCGTCGGTCCTGCTCCAGTTGTTGCAGCGGGCCGGCGAGCCGGGATGGTGGCAGCGCTACGACAAGCGGTTGATGCCCGAGTGGTTCGACCGGCTGGTGGGGCTGCAGGAGGCCGCTGCCGCCATCCGTACCTTCGAGATCCAGTACGTCCCCGGGCTGCTCCAGACTCCGGCCTACACCAAGGCAGTTGTGGAACGAGGTCTGCCCACGGCACCGGCCGGTGAGGTGCAGCGGCGGGTGGAGCTGCGCACGCGCCGCCGTGAACTGCTGCGTCGTGAGGACGCCCCACAACTGTGGGCGGTCATCGACGAGTCGGTCCTGTGGCGTGTGCTGGGCAGCCGCGAGGTGATGCGCGAGCAACTGCAGTACCTCGTCGAAATGGCGCAGCGCCCCCACGTGACGCTGCAGATCGTTCCCCTGGACGTGACGAACGCGTCCGCGCCCGCCATCCCCATCACCTACCTGCGCTTCGGCGGTCTCGACCTGCCCGACATCGTGTACCTGGAGCACATCAGGAGCGCGAACTTCCTGGAGGACCGGGACGAGACCGAGGAGTACCGCCTGGCCCTGGACCGGCTGGGAGACGAGGCTCTCACCCCGCGGGAAACGCTGACGCTGCTTCAGAAGACGGCCGACGAACGGTATTCCGCCTCGTGA
- a CDS encoding DUF397 domain-containing protein: MPSVRNGTRASSLGVRWVKSRHSNAEGNCVEVAPLDEGEVALRNSRDPDGPALIYTAAELAAFLAGAKDGEFDHLV, from the coding sequence GTGCCATCAGTGCGAAACGGAACGCGGGCCAGTTCGCTGGGGGTCCGCTGGGTGAAGAGCCGGCACAGCAACGCCGAGGGCAACTGCGTCGAGGTGGCACCTCTGGACGAAGGAGAGGTGGCGCTGCGCAACTCGCGCGACCCGGACGGACCGGCCCTCATCTACACGGCCGCCGAACTGGCCGCGTTCCTGGCCGGAGCGAAGGACGGGGAGTTCGATCACCTGGTGTGA
- a CDS encoding ATP-binding protein yields the protein MPRSASLRISESPQGFTQARDFTRRTLGRWALGDRSDDAILVVTELATNAVLHAAPRAGAGQTGVWLKLTLRRTHLVCSVTDQSDSPPMCPRTDGALEVHGRGLRIVEALSEHWGWTRSPAGKTVWAMLPTPPRPTPPAWQGPV from the coding sequence GTGCCCAGATCCGCGAGCCTGCGCATCAGTGAATCCCCCCAGGGGTTCACCCAGGCGCGCGACTTCACCCGCCGCACGCTTGGCCGCTGGGCGCTCGGCGACCGCAGTGACGACGCCATCCTCGTCGTCACCGAACTGGCCACCAACGCGGTGCTGCACGCGGCTCCGCGGGCCGGTGCCGGGCAGACGGGAGTGTGGCTGAAGCTGACACTTCGCCGCACCCACCTCGTGTGTTCCGTCACCGATCAGAGCGACAGTCCGCCCATGTGTCCCCGCACGGACGGCGCTCTGGAGGTCCACGGCCGCGGACTGCGGATCGTCGAAGCGCTGTCCGAGCACTGGGGCTGGACCCGCTCGCCGGCGGGCAAGACCGTCTGGGCCATGCTGCCGACACCTCCTCGGCCGACACCGCCTGCCTGGCAGGGCCCGGTATGA